The DNA window TCCCCGCCTTCCTGCGGCTGGGTTTCCATTTCGGCGGGGGAGGCCGCGGGCGTGGGGACGTGGCGCAGCTCGGCGGCGTTGGGCAGCTCGTCCAGGGTGCGCAGGCCGAAGAGTTCCAGGAATTCCTGGGTCGTCTCGTAGAGGAGGGGGCGGCCCGGCGTGTCGGAGCGGCCCGCCAGGCGGATGAGGCGGCGGTCCTGCAGGGTGGCGACGACGCCGTCGACGGCGACGCCGCGCACGGCCTCGACGTCGGCGCGGGAGATGGGCTGGCGGTAGGCGATGATGGCCAGGGTTTCCATGGCGGGCTGGCTCAGCTTGGCGGGTTTCGACTCGTCGAAGAGGCGGCGGACCCACGGGGCGACTTCCGGGCGGGTGCCCAGGCGGAAGCCGCCGCCGACTTCCTGGATCCACAGGCCGCGGCTTTCGGCGGCGTAGGAGTCGGCCAGGAGGGCCAGGGCCTCGCGGACCTGGGCCTCGGTGGTGCCGGCCAAGGGGTTGGCCTCGGTCGCGGCCCCTTCCAGGACGAGGATTTCCTCCCCTTCCGGAGCGGGGGCGGGGTTTTCTTCCCCTTCGGCGGCCTGGGCTTCGGCGGGGCTGGGGCCGGCGGCCTCCGCGCCGCGGGCGCAGTAGGCGGCCAGCTGCCGGGCGGTGAGGGGCTTCGGCGCGGCGAAGAGGAGGGCCTCCAGCACTTGGGCCAGGGTGGGGGAAGGAGCGTCGTTCATGGAAAAATGAGGCGGTGGAGTCTCCTACGCGGCGGGGGCTTTGACGAGTTGAATCTCGCCGAAGACCTCCTCCTGGACGGCGGCGACTTGGCCCAGGCGGATCAGCTCCAGCAGGGCCAGGAAGGTGACGACGATTTCCTGGCGGCCCGCCCCCTCGGAGAAGAGGGCGTGGAAGCGGACGGCCTCGCCCGCATCGACGAGGCGCTGGATGTGGACGATCTGGCCGCTGACGGTGAAGTTCTCCTGCTTGGGCGCCAGGTCGATGCCGGTCTGGAGGCGGGAGAGGACTTTCTGGAACGCGCCCAGGAGGTCGAAGAGCTCGGCGCGGCGGAGCGGGGGCAGGCCGTTGGAGGTCAGCACGGTCTTGGGATCGAAGCCGGCGCGGTAGGTGGCGTCCTGCTTGTCCCAGCGGCCCTGGAATTCGACGGCGGCGTCCTTGAATTTCTTATACTCCACCAGGCGGCGGATGAGGTCCCAGCGCGGGTCGGAGGCGTCCTCGTCCTCTTCCTCCGGCGGCAGCTGGTCCTGGGGCAGGAGGCGGCGGCTCTTGATGTAGAGGAGGGTGGAGGCCATGACCAGGAATTCCCCGGCCAGCTCCAGGTTGAGCATCTGCATGACCTTGAGGGTTTCCAGGTACTCGTGGGCGATTTTTTCGATGGGGATCTGGTAGATGTCCACCTCCTCCTTGCGGATGAGGTAGAGGAGCAGGTCGAGCGGCCCCTCGAAGACGGGGAGGCTGACCTTCAGGTCGGTGTGGAGGCCGGAAGCGGCGTCGGAGGAGTCGCTCATGGGAATTCGGTTAGAGGCCGACGGCGCGGCGAGCCGCCTCCAGGGTGGGCTGGGCCAGGGCGCGGGCGCGGGCGGCGCCGTCCGCCAGCACGTCGTCGACGTGGTTCGGGTCGGCGGAGAGGGCGGCGTATTTCTCCCGGATGGGGGCGAAGTAGGCGTCGAGCTTGGCCAGCAGCTCTTTCTTGTAGTCGCCGTAGCCGCGGCCGCCCTTGGCCATGTCGGCGGCGTAGGCGGCGGCTTCCTCCGGCGTGGCGACCAGGGAGTAGAGGGAGACGAGGGTGGAATCCTCCGTCGGCTTCGGCGCCTCGACGGGGGTGGAGTCGGTCTTGATGCCCATGACGGCCTTGGCGAAGCGCTTCGGGTCGCCGAAGAGGTCGAGGGTATTGCCGTAGGACTTCGACATTTTCTGCCCGTCGGTGCCGGGGATGACGCCCGCCGTTTCGGAGATGTCGGGCTCCGGCACCTTGAAGACGGGGCCGAATTGCTCGTTGAACTTGATGGCGATGTCCCGGGCGACTTCCAGGTGCTGTTTCTGGTCCTTGCCCACGGGGACGCGGTCCGCCTGGTAGAGGAGGATGTCCGCCGCCATGAGGACGGGGTAGGCGAAGAGGCCGTGGCTGGTGGGCAGGCCGCGGGCGGTCTTGTCCTTGTAGCTGTGGCAGCGTTCCAAAAGGCCCATCGGCGTCACGCAGGAGAGGAGCCAGGCCAGCTCGGTCACTTCCGGCACGGCGCTCTGGCGGAAGAAGAGGGACTTTTTGGGGTCGAGGCCGCAGGCCAGGAAGGCCAGGGTCACCTCCCGGATGCTGCGGCGCAGCGCGGCGGGATCGTGGACGGAGGTCAGCGCGTGGTAGTCTGCGACGAAGTAGACCGCCTCCACCCCCGGTTTCTGGTAGGCGACCCCCCGCTGGATCATGCCGAAGTAGTTGCCCACATGGATGTCGCCCGAGGGTTGGACACCGGAAAAAACGCGCATCGGGGGAGATTGCCGCAGGGTCGCGGGCCTGTCCACCAGATAGCCGCTTGTGTTCCGTTAACTTTTTAAATAATTAATAGCATTAGCAGAATGGCGATTCCTACGAGCTTCCGGCGGGTTTGTGCGATGCTTTGCCTCGCGTTCCTGGCCGTCCCCCGCTACGCCGACGCAGACCTGCCGCGTTTCCCGAAAGACTTGGCCCAGCCGGTCCTGGGCGCGCGCATCCGCGTCGACGCGACGAGCGGCCTTCGCCTGCCCGGCAATTTTCCCACGCCTCTGACCCTTTCCGGCGGGCAGGACGCCACGGCGCTATTGCAGGAGGGGTTTGAGGGGCTGGTCTTTTCCGCCGGGACCCACCGGCTCACCATCACCCTGCCGTTTCCGCAGGTGGTGGAGAAGGTGGCCCTTCTCAACCAAGGCACGGAGGGAACCTTCACCGTCTCCGTCAGCAACTCTGATCCCAATCTCCTGGGCCCGCCGCAGGCGCCGCGGATGGAGGAAGCCCTGCGCGGCCCGCACGAGGTCAACGCGGCGGTCTTTACCCCGCAGGCGGTCACCTTCGTCCAGGTGGAGCTGCGGCTGGCGAAGCCGGGGGCGATCGCGCGCCTGACCGTCTACGGCCGCGCCTCCGAACTCGATTACGGCCTGCAGACGCCGGAGAAGGAGGCGGCCCCGTCCGTGCCGCAGAAGCTCCTCAACGTCGCCTCCCTGGGCGCGGGGGCGCGCCCGGCGCGCGTCAGCTCCGGCGCGGCGGGGGCTGATCCGCTCAACGCGCTGAGCGAGGCGCTGGGCACGCCCTACGCCTTCCAGGCCACCGACCGCTCCGCGGAACTCGACGTCGACCTCCACGCCCCGCGCCGCGTGGAGAAAGGCGTCCTCTACCTCTCCGCCCCGGCCAGCCGCGTCGACCTGATCCGCATTTCCCCGACCGGGCCCCCCGATCCGCCGCAAGGGGAGGTGAAGCTCTCCCGCTTCCACGGCAATGTCTCCACCGTCAGCCTGGATGGCTCCAGCGAGAAGTCGGCCGAACTGGGCTTCCGCCTCCAGCCCGGCCAGGTGGTGCAGACGGGATGGAACTCGATGGCGGAACTCGAAGTCGACGGCCAGTCCCTCGTCCGCCTGGGGCCGAACACGAGCCTCTCCTGCCGCAAGGAAGAGAACGGACTGACCTTGAGCCTCCTGCGCGGCAGCGCCCTGTGGCAGGTCTACCAGCCCGGCGCGGGACCGCTGCGGCTGGTGACGCCCTCCGCCCAAGCGGTGCTCCCCACCCGCGGGCCCTCCGTCACCGTCGCCACCGTGCAGCTGACCGGAGAGAGCGACGTCGAGGTCCTCGCCTGCGGCATCGACGGCGTGCCCGCCCGCTCCCTGCCCACCGGGGAGACGGTGAGCCTGCGCGCGGGGCAGCGGGCCAACTTCGGCGTGGGCACCCTTTCCCCCATCCGTTTCGACGTCGTTTCCGTCTCCGACGAGTGGAACGGCGCCGCGTGGGGCGCGGTCCTGGGCGGCCTGCATGACGGGGCGGAGCGGGCGTTTGCCCCCGGGGGCATGGCCGGATTCACCGCGGGGCTCGTCGGCGGGACGATCCTTTCCTCCGTCACCATCCCCGCCGGGTTGCAGGAGGTGACGCTGCCCTTCAAGGAACAGTCGCTGGAGGCCGTCGCCTACCGCGTCACGCCGTTGGGCGACTCCGTCGAGCCGGTCGTCATCGTGAAGGCGGGCCTCTTCGGCCTCTACGATCTCCAGGCCTGCACGGTGACGTACAAGGGCCAGCCGCTGGTGTCCGCGCCGCCGCCCGCCACCGGCGCGCCGCTCAAGCCCTCCCGTCCCGGCCTGGCCTCCCCCTCCGCTCCTCCCCCGCCCGCGGGGACCAAGCCCGCCCTGCCTCCGCCGCCGCAGGCCAACATCCCGACCGCGCCCGCCGTCGGCATCGCGGTGCCGGACACGGCCACGCCGCAGGCGAACATCCCCGTCGCCCCGGCCGTCGGCATCGCCGTGCCGGAGAAAACTCCCCCCCGCGCCATTCCCGTCACCCCCGCCACGACGAATGATCCGGAGACGGAAATCATCCTCCACCAGGGGGAGAGAGCGCCTTCTCGACGGTAAGGGGTTGATTTTTACGCAAACCCGCGTAAAATTGGAGACAGGTGTCCGTTAACGTATGGCGGATGCCTAGGCTTTCCATGAAACGCTTGCTCACCGTTCTCTGCGCCGCGGGCCTCTGGCAGGGCGTGCTCCACGCGGAAGACGTCGTCATCTACCGTCCCCAGCTCGACGACGCGCCGCGCGCCCCCCGCGCCGTCGCCGTCGCCTTGCCGGCTGCGGCCGTTCCGGCGCTCCCGGTTCCCGATCCCGCCCCGGTCGAGGCCAAGGCCGTGTCGGAGGAGGCGCTCCCCGCCACGCATCGCGTGGCCAAGGGGGAAACCCTCTTCAGCATCGCCAAGCGGTACCAGCTGCCCGTGGCCGATTTGCGCGAGGCCAACGGCTACCAAGGCACGCCGACCCTCCGCGTCGGCCAGGTCGTGAAGCTTCCCTCCGCCCGCGCGGTGGCCGTGGCGGCTCCCGCTCCCGCCGCCGTTCCGGCCAAAAGCGCCGCGGCCGAGCTGGCGGCGCCCACGCAGCTCGCCTACCAGCGGAAATTCATCGACGAAACCCGCGCCGTGGCCAAGCAGGGCGTCTCTTACAACGAGCGGTGGATGCCCTCCGGCCTGGGCCTGGAAACCGCCAAGGGGTGGGTGATGGACTGCTCCAACACCGCTCGCTACCTCTACAAGAAGGTGGCCGGCATCGACCTGCCCCGGACCGCTTCCGACCAATACGCCGCGCTCAAGGAAAAGGGCCTGGCCTGGACCGCGCCGAAGGAGCTCGACGCGCTGGAACAGAAGCTGGAAGTCGGCGACATGCTCTTCTGGGAGAACACCTACAACTCCCACCGGAATCCGCCCGTGACCCACGTCATGATCTACCTGGGGAAGAACAAGAAAGGAGAGTGGCTGATGGCCGGCTCCCAGCAGGGGAGCGGTTTTTACAACACCTCCGGCAGCGGGCCGGACATCTACGTCTTTAAGCCGAACCGGGCCGCCGGGGGCTATTCCACGAACCTGGGCTTCACCCACGTGAAGGGCCGGTTCCGCTTCTACGGGCGTCCTCTTCTGCAAAAGGACACCGCGCCGACGGCCGAGTTGGCTTCTCGCTAGGCTGTTATATCTTCTTTTTGGGCGTTTCTCCCCTAGCGGGTTGGGGATTTCTTGGTACGCTTAAACTCCAAAAAGGAGAATAGGAACTTATGGCCGCATCCGCACTGTCCCGGGAAAGCCTCCGTCTTCCCAAAGAGTTGAACGTCCCGGCGAAGATCCGGCAGGAGCACGAGGCTGGTTTGACGGCCTATTTCGCGGGCCATTTGGAGGAGTCTTATTCCCACATCGCCGCCATCCTCCGCCATTACGAGGACGTGGAGGAGACGGTGCCCGCGCCCTGCGGACAGCTCTACTTCGCGCTCCTGGCGCGGGAGGTCTAGACGGTTGGAGCCTTTTCTGACCTGCCGGCTGCTCTTCACTCCGGAAAATCTAAAATATATTTGGAAGGCGCCGAGGCATTGTTGGGGACGGCGTTCACCGTTTTTGATTCTTTTCGCTTCAGAGAGAAAAGCGAGTCGGGCAAAGAAATCCCCCCCCTCGGGAAGAAGCTCAATGGTGTTCTCAACCATGGCTTAAATATTCTGTCTGATATCTACGATAAAAAAATGGCGGAGGTGGAAGGGGAAAGAGTCGCGCAGGCGAACAAGCAGGCTGAATTGGGACCGATCCAAGGAGCGGCGCGCTCGGTTCAGGGGGTGTCTCCCCAAAAAGAGGAAGCCCGCTGCGCGCGGCGTTCGTGAAGAAAGCCGCCAGCCCCATGATGAAGCCGGGGATGCCCGTCCCTTTCAGGTGGGCAGGATCAGAAATCCGGCGACCGAGCCGACGTTGACCACCGCCCCGTGCCCGCGTTTTACCATGCGGGGCGGGAAGGCGGAGAGGTTGGTTTTTGTCTCCTTTTTTGCCATACCATGGCATGCGTAATGCTGGTTTCCTCTCATGAAGATCACTCCAGCGCAGGTCCAGGATGCGACGCAGCAGGTAGACGCCAACGGGGGCCGTGAGCGCGGCGTTTTCCAGAAG is part of the Verrucomicrobium sp. genome and encodes:
- the scpB gene encoding SMC-Scp complex subunit ScpB is translated as MNDAPSPTLAQVLEALLFAAPKPLTARQLAAYCARGAEAAGPSPAEAQAAEGEENPAPAPEGEEILVLEGAATEANPLAGTTEAQVREALALLADSYAAESRGLWIQEVGGGFRLGTRPEVAPWVRRLFDESKPAKLSQPAMETLAIIAYRQPISRADVEAVRGVAVDGVVATLQDRRLIRLAGRSDTPGRPLLYETTQEFLELFGLRTLDELPNAAELRHVPTPAASPAEMETQPQEGGDAAAEEAPVHDEEPQAAADPETESDGLETDAEAEAEAEPAREEEPTPETP
- a CDS encoding segregation/condensation protein A; its protein translation is MSDSSDAASGLHTDLKVSLPVFEGPLDLLLYLIRKEEVDIYQIPIEKIAHEYLETLKVMQMLNLELAGEFLVMASTLLYIKSRRLLPQDQLPPEEEDEDASDPRWDLIRRLVEYKKFKDAAVEFQGRWDKQDATYRAGFDPKTVLTSNGLPPLRRAELFDLLGAFQKVLSRLQTGIDLAPKQENFTVSGQIVHIQRLVDAGEAVRFHALFSEGAGRQEIVVTFLALLELIRLGQVAAVQEEVFGEIQLVKAPAA
- the trpS gene encoding tryptophan--tRNA ligase, with product MRVFSGVQPSGDIHVGNYFGMIQRGVAYQKPGVEAVYFVADYHALTSVHDPAALRRSIREVTLAFLACGLDPKKSLFFRQSAVPEVTELAWLLSCVTPMGLLERCHSYKDKTARGLPTSHGLFAYPVLMAADILLYQADRVPVGKDQKQHLEVARDIAIKFNEQFGPVFKVPEPDISETAGVIPGTDGQKMSKSYGNTLDLFGDPKRFAKAVMGIKTDSTPVEAPKPTEDSTLVSLYSLVATPEEAAAYAADMAKGGRGYGDYKKELLAKLDAYFAPIREKYAALSADPNHVDDVLADGAARARALAQPTLEAARRAVGL
- a CDS encoding FecR domain-containing protein, coding for MLCLAFLAVPRYADADLPRFPKDLAQPVLGARIRVDATSGLRLPGNFPTPLTLSGGQDATALLQEGFEGLVFSAGTHRLTITLPFPQVVEKVALLNQGTEGTFTVSVSNSDPNLLGPPQAPRMEEALRGPHEVNAAVFTPQAVTFVQVELRLAKPGAIARLTVYGRASELDYGLQTPEKEAAPSVPQKLLNVASLGAGARPARVSSGAAGADPLNALSEALGTPYAFQATDRSAELDVDLHAPRRVEKGVLYLSAPASRVDLIRISPTGPPDPPQGEVKLSRFHGNVSTVSLDGSSEKSAELGFRLQPGQVVQTGWNSMAELEVDGQSLVRLGPNTSLSCRKEENGLTLSLLRGSALWQVYQPGAGPLRLVTPSAQAVLPTRGPSVTVATVQLTGESDVEVLACGIDGVPARSLPTGETVSLRAGQRANFGVGTLSPIRFDVVSVSDEWNGAAWGAVLGGLHDGAERAFAPGGMAGFTAGLVGGTILSSVTIPAGLQEVTLPFKEQSLEAVAYRVTPLGDSVEPVVIVKAGLFGLYDLQACTVTYKGQPLVSAPPPATGAPLKPSRPGLASPSAPPPPAGTKPALPPPPQANIPTAPAVGIAVPDTATPQANIPVAPAVGIAVPEKTPPRAIPVTPATTNDPETEIILHQGERAPSRR
- a CDS encoding LysM peptidoglycan-binding domain-containing protein codes for the protein MKRLLTVLCAAGLWQGVLHAEDVVIYRPQLDDAPRAPRAVAVALPAAAVPALPVPDPAPVEAKAVSEEALPATHRVAKGETLFSIAKRYQLPVADLREANGYQGTPTLRVGQVVKLPSARAVAVAAPAPAAVPAKSAAAELAAPTQLAYQRKFIDETRAVAKQGVSYNERWMPSGLGLETAKGWVMDCSNTARYLYKKVAGIDLPRTASDQYAALKEKGLAWTAPKELDALEQKLEVGDMLFWENTYNSHRNPPVTHVMIYLGKNKKGEWLMAGSQQGSGFYNTSGSGPDIYVFKPNRAAGGYSTNLGFTHVKGRFRFYGRPLLQKDTAPTAELASR